The genomic interval GCGTATCCGAGGACCAGCCGCACACCCCGCTTCTCGTCGGGCTCGGCACGCGCGTGTGCGTAGTCCGTCAGCGGACGGACGGTCACACCCGCCGCGGCGAGGCGCGGGAGGACCTTCTCCTGGGGGCCGTACCGACGCGGCAGTTCGGCGATGACATGCAGCCCGGCGGCGATCCCGGAGACCTCCGTGCCGGGCAGGTGCTCGTCCAGGGCGAAGACCAGCGCGTCGCGCCGCTCCCGGTAGGCGCGCTGGCAGCGGCGCAGTTGGCGGTCGTAGTCTCCGCGCTCCACGAAACGGGCGAACAGCGCCTGGTCGATCGTGGGATGGCCGAGGTCCATGGTCCGCTTGCGCTCGATCACCTCGTCGGCCAGCGTCTGCGGCACGAGCAGCCAGCCGAGCCGCAGTCCGGGGGCGAGGGACTTGCTGGCCGATCCCGCGTAGGCCACGCGGTCCGGGTCGAGTCCCTGGAGCGCCCCCACGGGAGCCCGGTCGTAGCGGAAGTCGCCGTCGTAGTCGTCCTCCAGGACGAAGCCGTCGACGGAACGCGCCCAGTCGAGCAGTTCCGCGCGCCGCCGCGCCGAGTAGGCGATACCGGTGGGGAACTGGTGGGAGGGCGTCGCGACCACGGCCCGCACGCCCGCGTCGCGCAGACGGCGGACGGAGATCCCGTCCTCGTCCAGCGGCACGGGAACGGTGGTGACACCCGCCGCCGTGTACAGGGCGTCGTGCTGTGGGCTTCCGGGGTGTTCCACGCCGACCGTCGGCAACCCGCGTGCGTGGAGCGCGAATCCGAGCAGCGTGGTCGCCTGTGCCACGCCGGAGACGACCACGATCCGCTCCGGATCGGCGACCACGCCCCTGCGGCGCGTCAGCAGTTCGGCCAGGGCGGCACGCAGCCGGGGCAGTCCGCGCGGGTCGGGATAGCCGAGGTCCTGGTGCGGCAGCTCCGACAGCACGCCCCGGTGCGCGGTGGCCCAGGCGGCGCGGGGGAACAACGACAGGTCGGGCGTGCCCGCGACGAAGTCCGCGCGGGTGCCCGGCGTGCGCGGGGCCAGGTCACGCGCGCGTGGCCGGGCGGCCCGCACGGCTCCGCCGACCCAGGTACCGGCTCCCCGGCCGCTGCGCAGATAGCCCTCCGCCGTCAGCTGCTCGTACGCCTCGGTGACCAGCCCGCGCGACACACCGAGGTCGGTGGCCAGGTCCCGGCTCGACGGCAGCCGGGTTCCCGGCACGAGCCGCCCGGACCTGACCGCCTCTCGCAGGGCCGCCTGAAGGGTGCGGCCACGCGTGCGTGCCGGAGCGGAGACGGCGGGCAGCAGCAGTTCCCAGGCGGCCGACCCGACGGGGTCGTCGGGCGGCCGTCGCTCCGGATTGGTCCCCGATGACGTCATGGCACTGGACCTTAAACCGGGCCGCGGCCCTTCCTAGCGTCGTCCCCATGAACGCCACCACCACGCGCGGCTCCCTCCTCGCCACGTTCGCCTGCGTCCTCGTCGGAGCGTCCTTCACCGCCAACAGCCTCCTCGGCGACTACCCGTACGCGGGCGGCCAGTTCCTGCGCTACGGCCTTGCCGCGCTGTTGCTGGTACCCCTGGCCGCGCAGGGCGCCGCGGCCCGGTTGCGTGCGCTGGAGCCCCGGCAGTGGACACGCCTCGCGCTCCTGGCCGGCGTGGGCATGGTCGGCTTCAACCTCGCCGTCATCGCCGCCGAACGCACCGCGGAACCGGCCGTGCCCGGCGTCTTCGTGGGCTGCGCCCCCGTGCTGGTAGCCGTCCTCGTCCCGCTGCTGGAGGGACGCCGGCCCCGACGCCGGGTCCTGCGGGGCGCGTCGCTGGTGGCCCTCGGCGCCTTCGCCGTGCAGGGCTGGGGGCGTACGGACGGCGTGGGTATCGCCTTTTCGGTGTGCGCGCTGGCCGGTGAGGTCGGTTTCGCGGTGCTCGCCGTACCGGTGCTCCGGCCCCTGGGCCCACGGCTGCTGTCCGCCACCGTCTGCGCGGTCGCCGCCGTCGAGGCAGCGGTGGCCGGACTCCTCCTGGACGGCACCGCGTGGCTGCGCCGCCCCGGCGCCGCCGAGGCCGGCGCGCTGCTGTGGCAGGCGGCGGTCGTCACCGTCGTCGGCTTCGTGTGCTGGTACATGGGCGTGCAGCGGATCGGCGCGGAGCGCGCCACGCTCTTCTCCGGCCTCATCCCGGTCGCGGCCGCCGGTACCGCACCCCTGGTCGGCACGGGCTCCTACGGCGCGGCCCAGGCGGTGGGCAGCGCCCTGGTCGGCGCCGGAGTCGCCCTCGGATCGGGGGCGTTGAGCCGCGAACGGAGGGTGTCAGCGGCTGCCGTCGAGGATGACCCGAGCGACCAGAGCCGGGTCGTCGTTCATCGGGCAGTGGCCGCAACCGGGCAGCCGTACGAGCCGGGCCCGGGGAATGATCTGCTTGGCCCGCACGCCCTGCCGACGCACGAGGATCATGTCCCTGGTGCCCCAGGCGACCGTGACCGGCAGCCCCGGGACGTCGTCGGCGAACTGGACGGCGGTACCGGCCCGGAGCGTCTCGTCGAACCCCGTGGCCTGCGCGAGGGCGAGCGTCTCGGCGACCACGGCCTCGGGTGAACGCCGGCCAGGGCGGGAGTAGATGGTGCTGGTGAGCATCGTGCGGCCGGCCGCGCTGCGGGCCAGCTGCTCGACCAGCGGCAGCGGCAGCCGCCGGGAGATGTGCCGCATCGCGAGCAGCACGCCGAACGCGTAGCGCCGCTCGGCCTCCGACCAGAACCCGGCGGGAGACAGCGCGGTGACGGACCGTACGAGCCGCTCGCGGCCGAGCTCCAGGGCCAGCAGTCCGCCGAGGGAGTTGCCCGCCACGTGCGGGCGGTCCAGCTCCAGCGCCTCGCAGAGCGCCCCGAACACGGACGTCGTGGTGGCCAGGTCGTACGACAGCCCCTCGGGCAGCCCCGGCGACGCGCCGAACCCCGGCAGGTCCACGGCGATCACGTCGCGTTCGGTCGCCAGGATGTCGACCACCGGGTCCCAGGCCTGGCGGTGGTGGCCTATGCCGTGCAGCAGGAGCAAGGGCTCTCCGCGTCCCACGCGCGCGTAGGAGACGGTCACGGGCTGCGGCCCCGTGGCGGAGGGGACCTTGAAGGAGACGGTGGCGGACATGAGGGCTCCTTGACGGCGACTCACGGGGCTGAGGCGGTGACGCACGGCGGACGCGTCGTAGACAGCTTGTCAGCAATTGCTACTGGCGGGTAGACCCCTCCGGCCGGAAGGGCGCGCCGCACGCCCATATCGCCTGGACACGCACCGGCGTCTGCGTTGGGATGAACCCGTGGCCACTGACACCGAGACCGACGTCTTCGAAGAACACCGACCCGTCCTCCTGGGCGTCGCCTACCGCATGCTCGGGCGCGTCGCCGACGCCGAGGACGTGGTGCAGGAAGCCTGGTTGCGCTGGTCGGCGGCCGACCGGAGCGAGGTGCGCGAGCCGCGCGCCTACCTGGTCCGGGTCACCACGCGCCTGGCGATCGACCGGCTGCGCCAGGTCAAGGCGCGCGGCGAGACGTACGTCGGCCCCTGGCTGCCCGAGCCGTACGTGACCGACTTCGGGGACACCGTGCCCGACACCGCCGAGCAGGCGGTCCTCGCCGACTCGGTCTCCCTCGCGGTCCTGGTCGTCATGGAGTCGCTGTCACCGCTGGAGCGGGCGGTGTTCGTCCTCAGGGAGGCCTTCGGCTACCCCTACGCCGACATCGCCGCCATGCTCGACCGCGGCGAACCCGCCGTACGCCAGCTCGCGGGACGGGCCCGCAGGCACGTGGAGGAACGACGGCCGCGCTTCGACGTCGACCCGGTCCGGCGCCGCGACCTGACGGAGCGCTTCCTCGCCGCCGCGGGCGGCGGCGACCTGAAGGAGCTGCTGTCGCTGCTCGCCCCGGACGTCCGGCTCGTCGGGGACAGCGGCGGCAAGAGCAAGGCGCCGCTGCGGGTCCTGGAGTCCGCCGACCACGTGGGCCGCTTCCTCGTCGGTGTCGCCGGGAAGGGCGTCCCGGACATCTCCTGGCGGTTCCTGGAGGTCAACGGCGGGCCCGCGGTGCTCATCCTGTCGGGGGGCAAGCCCGACTCCGTCTTCCAACTGGACGTCCTGGACGGCCGCATCCAGTCCGTCTACGTCATCCGCAACCCCGACAAGCTGCACTCCCTGGCCGCTGTCTGAACACCTCGTCAACGCTGTGTGGCATCAGGCCCGCGCGCCCCGCAGGGGATCGACGATTGGTCTTGACCAAGGGTGGGGGCCGCCCTATGGTCGCAGAGAAGTGCAACAACCTTTAATAAACAAGGGCGCGAAAACGCCGCCGGACCACGGCGATTGCGGAGGACAGGGTGGGGACCACGCAGCTCGAATCGGTGCCGGAACCGAAGTACTGGCATCTCAAGACCGTGCTCAGTGAGGCACTGGACTCCGAATTCTCCGTGGGCGAGATCCTGCCCAACGAGCGCGACCTCGCCGCCCGTTTCGGCGTCGCCCGCGCCACGCTCCGCCAGGCTCTGGAGCAGTTGGAGCTGGAAGGCAGGCTGCAGCGCCGCCGCGGTGTCGGGACGACCGTCGCCCCGCCGCGGGTGGGCGTGGCCGTCGGCAGCGAGCAGCAGGCCTGGCCCGGTGCGGCCGGCGACGACTGGCAGACCGTCGACTGCGCCGCCGCGGTGCCGCCCGCGTCCGTCGCGGACGCGCTCGGCACCGACCGCGAGCAGGCGGTGCACACCGTGCGCCGCTCCCGGATGACCCACGGCCAGCCCGTCGCCGCCGAACTGCTGTACATCCCCGAGGCGTCGGTGCCGGAGCTCTCCGCCATAGACGCGCCGTCCGGGGCCGCACGCGCGCGTGCCGTGCTGCGCGAGCTGCAGCGGCTGGAGCTGGAGAGCCGTGAGAACGCCGTCGAACTCGGCTCGGCCCGCGCGGACGACGCGAAGGAACTGGACCGCCTGCCCGGCGCCCCGGTGCTCGTCGTCACCACCCGCTACCTGGCCGGGGGCCGCACCGCCGCGGTCTCGGTGGCCACCTACCGCGCGGACACCTGCCGGCTGACCTTCGGGGACTCCGGCGCCGTGGAGATCCACGAGGGGCCGGAACGCCAGGCCTCCTGAGCGACACGGCCGCACCCGGGCCTCTCCCGAGGTCCGGGCGCCGCTGCGTCACCGTCGTGCGGTGACCGTGCCCTCCACAGCGAACAGCTGCTCCTCCACGTGGTCCAGGGCCAGGCGCAGCGCACCCGTCGCGACGGCCGCCTCGCCCAGGATCGACAGGGCGACCTTCGGCGGACGCAGGCAGTAGCGGGCCAACTCGCGCCGCAGTGGCTCCAGTACACCGTCCAGGCCGGCCGCCCAGCCGCCCACCACGACGAGTTCCGGGTCCAGGGCCAGGACCAGGGCCGCCACGTCGTGCACGAGCCGCTGGAGGAAGCGGTCCACGGCCGCTCGGGCCCGCTGGTCGCCCTCCCGGGCCTGCGCGAAGACCTCGGCGACGGCCTGCTCGTCGAGCGGGTGCAAGGGCTCGTCCGTGGTGGACAGCAGCGTCTCCGGAGTGACCTCGCGGCCCAGCAGATGCAGCGCGCCGATCTCCCCGGCCGCCCCGCCGTACCCCCGGTGCAGCCTGCCGCCGATCAGTGAACCCGCCCCCGGGCTCAGCCCGGCCAGCACGAACACGACGTCGTCGGACTCGGTCGCGGAACCCTTCCAGTGCTCGGCGACCGCGGCCGCGTTGGCATCGTTCTCGACCAGCACCGGGCACTTGAAGGAACGGCTGAGCCGCTCGCCCAGCCGCAGCCCCGTCCACTCGGGCAGCGCCGCGCACAACCGTATGGTGCCGTCCGCCTCCACGATGCCCGGCGAGGCGACCCCCACCGCCCACAGGGAGTCGCGCGCGACCCCGGCCCGGCGCAGCAGTTCGGCGACCGCGGTGCGCAGCCGCTCCAGGCGCTCCTCGGCCGAGGCCGTCTCCTCGACGTCCTTGGCCACGGCGCCGAGCACCCGGCCGTCGAGGTCGGACAGCAGCGCGGCGACCCGATGCGGGCCGATGTCGAGGCCCAGCAGGTGCCCGGCCTCCGCCCGGAACCGGAAGCGCCGCGCGGGCCGCCCCTGTCGTCGGGCGACGCTCTCGTCCGCGGCCTTCTCGACGACCAGGCCGCCCTCGATGAGCCCTTCGACGACCCCCTCGACCGTCGGCCGGGACAGGCCCGTCACCCGGGTGATCTCGGTCAGCGTCGCGCAGTCCGTGGCACGCAGCGCGTGCAGCACCACCGCGGAATTGATCCTTCGCAGGAGCGAGGGGTCCCCGCCGGTCAGTCGCCCCAACGTCCGTCCTCCCAGCTCGCGCGCGTGTTGGGCGGATCGTACTCGGCCGAACGCCCCCTCGGCAGTGCCGGGCAGGGAGATACGTCCCACGCCCCGGCCGGGCGCTCGGCTCAGCCCGGCGCCACGAACCCCGACTCATACGCCGCGATCACCGCCTGGGTGCGATCGCGCGCCCCCAGCTTCGCCAGCACGCCGCTGACGTGCGACTTGACCGTCTCGGTGCCGACGACCAGGCGCGCGGCGATCTCCGCGTTGGACAGACCGCGCGTCATCAGCCGCAGCACCTCGGCCTCCCGCTCGGTGAGCTGGGCCCGTTCCATCGCGGCCCGGGCGGCCCGGTTGCCGTCCTCGTCGCCGCCGTACTGGGCGGCCAGCTGCCGTACCGAGGCGGGGAACAGCAGCGACTCGCCCTCGGCGACCAGCCGCACGGCGTGCACGATCTCGGCAGGGCGGGCCCGCTTCAGCAGGAACCCGTCGGCACCGGCCCGCAGTGCCTCGTACACGTACTCGTCGTTCTCGAACGTCGTCACCACGACGATCTTCGGCGGTCGCTCGACCGTCCGCAGCACCGCGCGCGTGGCCTCGATGCCGTCCATCAGGGGCATCCGTACGTCCATGGCGACCACGTCGGGCCGCAGCCGCCGCACCAGGGGGATCACCGCCGCCCCGTCGGCCGCCTCGCCGACGACCTCGATGTCGGGCTGCGCCTCCAGCACCGCCCGCAGACCGGCGCGTACGAGGGGCTCGTCGTCGACGAGGAGAACGGTGACCGGCATCCCGTCAGCGTAGATCAGCGCAACGGCAGCTCGGCATGCACCTGCCAGTCACCCCGGTCGGGTCCGGTGTGCGCGTGGCCGCCGAGCAGGGCCGCGCGTTCGCGGATGCCGCGCAGCCCGCTGCCCCGCCCGGGGCCCGGTATGTCGGCCGTCAGCGGATTGCGGACCTCCAGGGCCAGGGCCTCACCCGTGACGTCGATACGGACCCGGACCGGGACGGCCCCCGCGTGCCGCAGCACATTGGTCAGCGCCTCCTGGAGGATCCGGTAGCCCTCCCGGGAGACAGGCCCCGGCACGGTGTCCACCGGCCCGGTCAGTTCGGCGTCCACCTTCGCGCCCGACGCGCGCGCGGACTCCAGCAGCCGGTCGGCGTCCGTCAGCGTCGGGCGGCTGCTCACCGGCCGCTCCGACTCGCGCAGAATGCCGAGGACACGCTCCAGGTCCTCCAGCGCGGCCCGGCCGGTCTCCTCGATGGCGTCCAGCGCACGGTCCGTGAACGCCGGATCGCCGGCCGCGCGGGCGGCGCCCGCCTGGACGACGGCGACGGTCAGGGCGTGCCCGATCGAGTCGTGCAGCTCACGCGCGATACGGGTGCGCTCCAGAAGCTGCTCGGTGCGCTCCTCCAGGGCAGCCAGACGCTCGGCGGGGGAGGGACCGAGCAGCCGCAGCGCGAGCGCGGTGATCAGCAGGCCCGAGCCGACCACGGTCGCCGCCAGCGCGGCCAACGACACGGGCGCGAGCAGGACGTGCCACCACCGGTGCCCGCCGAGGAGGATCAGCACCCCCTCGTCGACGTCCTGGCCGAAGGCCGACGCCACCAGGTCCACCGAACTGAGGAGCAGTTTCACGCTGAGCATCGCCGTCGCCCAGCCGAGCAGCAGCCGCGCCTCCAGCCACAGCACGAGCCGACCCCGGTCGCGCCAGGACACCGACGGCGCGACGACGATGTCGCTGCTCTCGCTGTTGTGCCGGTGCCCGGTCAGCAGCAGCCTCGCCTGGAGCCCCTCCACGGTGCGCATCGCGGGCACCAGAGCGGCGGGCGCGAGCGTCACGGCCGCGACCAGCCAGGTCCACCACGCCTCCTCGACGAACATCCACATGGCCGGCCACACGACGGCGATGAACAGATGCAGCCATCGTGTGTACGTCACCGCCCGGCCGAACGGGCGCAGCAAGCGGACCATTGCGTCATCGTGCCAGCCGCCACCGACAACCAGCCTCCCCCGCACGGGGGAGACGATCTCCACGCGCGGGGGAGGCCCCGCTTCCGCGGCACCGGCCAGGCTGCTGCCATGACCAGCATCGAAGTCCAGTCCCTCACCAAGGAGTTCGGCACCCGACGAGCCGTGGACGACGTCACCTTCCGTGTCCTCCCCGGCCGTGTCACCGGCTTCCTCGGCCCCAACGGCGCCGGAAAGTCCACCACCATGCGACTCGTCCTCGGCCTCGACCACCCGACCTCAGGGACGGCCACGATCGGTGGCCGCGCCTACGTCACACTCGACGAACCCCTGCGCCATGTCGGCGCCCTGCTCGACGCCCACGCCGCGCACGGCTTCCGCACCGGCCGCGCCCACCTGCGCATCCTGGCGGCGAGCAACCGCATCCCCGACCACCGGGTCGACGCGGTGCTGGCGGAGACGGGGCTGGCCTCGGTCGCCCGGCGTCAGGTCAGGACGTACTCCCTGGGCATGCGGCAGCGGCTCGGCATCGCGGCCGCCCTGCTCGGCGACCCCGGCGTGGTCATGCTCGACGAGCCCTCCAACGGGCTCGACCCCGAAGGCATCGTCTGGATCCGCGAGTTGCTGCGCCGACTGGCCGCGGAGGGCCGCACGGTGCTGGTCTCCAGCCACCTCATGAACGAGACCGCGTCCTTCGCCGACCACCTCGTCGTCCTGGGCCGGGGGCGCCTGCTCGCCGACACACCCGTACGGGAGTTCATCCACGCACGCGTGCGGCCCGGCGTCCGCATCCGCACCACCGACCCCACCGCACTCAGGAGCGCCCTCGCCCGGCACGGCCATGACGCCGTGGAGCACGAGGACGGGCACTGGACCGTGCAGCACGCACGCGTGGACGAGATCGGCTCCATCGTCTCCGCCGCGGGCGTCCACCTCCTCGAACTGGCCGCGGAGGAAGCCACCCTGGAGCAGGCCTACCTCGACCTGACCTCCACCGAGACCGAGTTCACCGCCCACCCCCAGGAGGCCTGACATGCCCTTCGCCCCCGTCCTCCGCTCCGAGTGGCTGAAGATCCGTACGCTGCGCTCGCTGCTCGGCGCACTGCTCGCCCTGTTCGCGGCGACCACCGCGTTCTCCGCGATCGCCGGGGCCTCCGAGACCTCCGACCCCGAGTTCGACCCCCTGTTCATGGCGCTGTCGGGGGTGATGCCCGGCCAGATCGCGGCCATCTCCTTCGGTGCCATGGCCCTGTCGTCGGAGTTCCACGGAGGTGGGCTCCGGCTGTCGCTGGCCGCGGTGCCGCGACGCGGGCGCTGGTTCGCGGCGAAGACGACGGCCATCGCCGTCCCCACGCTCGTGGTCGGCCTGGTCACCGCCTTCGCCGCGCTCGTCGTGGCACGTGCCGGTCTGGGCGAGGCGGCGAGTGGTCTCAGCACCGGTGAACAAGTGCGCGGTGTCGTCGGCTGCGGGATCTACCTCACCCTGATGGCGTTGCTGGCGGCCGGTCTCGCGGCGGTGCTGCGCAGCGGGGTGGCAGCGCTCTCCCTCCTGATCCCGTTCATCCTGGTCGTCTCGTTCGTGATCGGCGACGTGGCCGGCGGGGCCACCGACTTCCTGCCGGACAGGGCGGGCCAGATCGTCCTGTACGAGACGTACGACGGGCCCCTGGGACCGTGGACGGGACTCGCCGTGACCGCGGCCTGGGCGGCCGCCGCCCTGGCCGCGGGGGCCTGGAGCGTGCGACACCGGGACGCCTGACCCCATATATCGCCTGACGCCCCGCCAAATGTCAGTGGCGGCCGCTTTACTGGATCACATGGACAGTGCGAAGTACCTCGCCGCCATCGACTCGCTGTGCGCCCGCGACCTGACCGCGGCGGACGGCGGGTCCGGCGCCTACCGGTCGGGGCCCGGTTACCGCATCGAGTCATTAGCGGTGAGCCATGGGACGCGGGACGGCGACGCGGCGCCACGCATGGCGATCGTGGGGGACTTCTACGCCCTCAAGAGCCGCATAGGCCAGGAGTTGGACGACCGCTGGGGCAGGCAGCAGCGGCCCTGGGGCATGGACACGCTCAAGCTGCGCCTCGACCGGGGCGAGGAGATACCCGAGCCCTGGTTCACGACGAGCATCGTGACGGACGACCTGGACCTCTGGCAGCCTCCTGGCTCGGACCGCTGGATCGCCCTCGGCGTGGGCTACCGGGACGAGGCCGACGAGGTCCACGTCCTCGCCGTGGCCTCGGACATCGACCCGGTGTGAGCCGCTAGCCCTGCTCCGCCGCCACCCGCAGCCGGGCGAACTCCTCCGCCATCGTCGCCGCGGTCCAGTGCGCGTTGAGCCCGCTCGGATTGGGCAGCACCCACACGCGCGAGGCCCCGATCGTCCGCTCCTGCGGCCCGACCCTCGCCTTCTTGTCGTCGAAGGCCGCCCGGTAGGCGGTGACCCCGACCACGGCCAGCCAACGCGGCCTGAGCCGCGCCACCTTATCCGCCAGCAGCCGCCCGCCCTCGCGGTACTCCTCGGCGCTCAGCTCGTCCGCTCGCGCGGACGCCCGGGCCACGACATTGGTGATCCCGAGCCCGTACGACAGCAACTCCCGCTGCTCGGACGGCTTCAGAAGCCTCGGGGTGAAGCCGGACAGATGCAGCACCGGCCAGAACCGGTTGCCGGCCCGGGCGAAGTGATGGCCCGTCGCGGCCGTCATCAGACCGGGGTTGATGCCGCAGAACAGCACATGGAGACCGTCCGCGACCACGTCCGGCACCAGACGGTCGCGGGCGGCCTCCAACTCCTCGGGCGTGAAGCGCGTCATCGCGTCAGGCGGGTCAGAGGATCGCCCCGGGCGTGTAGCCCGCAGCCGCCGGGTGCTGCTTGACGATCTCCTCGATCCGGCCGACGACGACGGCGACCTGGTCGGCCGCGGCGCCCGTGAAGGACAGCTTGTCGGCCATCAGCTCGTCCAGTTGGGCGCGGTCGAGCGGGATGCGCTCGTCGGCGGCCAGCTTGTCGAGGAGCTCGTTCCGCTCGGCGCCCTGCTCGCGCATCGCGAGGGCGGAGGCGACGGCGTTCTCCTTGATCGCCTCGTGCGCCACCTCACGGCCGACACCCGCGCGCACCGCACCCATCAGCACCTTGGTGGTGGCGAGGAAGGGCAGGTACCGGTCCAGCTCGCGCGCGACGACGGCCGGGAAGGCGCCGAACTCGTCGAGCACGGTGAGGAAGGTCTCCAGGAGGCCGTCGAGCGCGAAGAACGCGTCCGGCAACGCGACCCGGCGCACCACCGAGCAGGACACGTCGCCCTCGTTCCACTGGTCGCCCGCCAGCTCGCCGGTCATCGAGGCGTAGCCGCGCAGGATGACCATGAGGCCGTTGACGCGCTCGCAGGACCGGGTGTTCATCTTGTGCGGCATCGCGGAGGAGCCGACCTGACCCGGCTTGAAGCCCTCGGTCACCAGCTCGTGCCCGGCCATCAGGCGGATCGTCTTCGCCAGTGACGACGGAGCCGCCGCCACCTGCACCAGCGCGGTGACGACCTCGTAGTCCAGGGAGCGGGGGTACACCTGGCCGACCGAGGTGAAGGCCTGCGAGAAGCCCAGGTGACCGGCGATCCGCTGCTCCAGCTCCGCCAGCTTTGACGCGTCCCCGCCCAACAGGTCCAGCATGTCCTGCGCGGTGCCGACCGGGCCCTTGATGCCGCGCAGCGGGTAACGGGCGAGGAGCTCCTCGACCCGGCCGTACGCCACGAGCAGCTCGTCCGCCGCGGTCGCGAAACGCTTGCCGAGGGTGGTGGCCTGCGCGGCCACGTTGTGCGAGCGGCCGGCCATGACCAGCTCGCCGTACTCGCCGGCCAGCTTGCCGAGGCGGGCCAGGACGGCCACGCTGCGGTCCCGGATCAGCTCCAGGGAGAGCCGGATCTGCAGCTGCTCGACGTTCTCGGTGAGGTCCCGGGAGGTCATGCCCTTGTGGACCTGCTCGTGCCCGGCGAGGTCGTTGAACTCCTCGATCCGCGCCTTCACGTCGTGCCGCGTGATCTTCTCGCGCTCGGCGATGGAGGCCAGGTCGACGGTGTCCAGGACCCGCTCGTAGTCGGCGAGGGCCTGCTCCGGCACCTCGATCCCGAGGTCCTTCTGGGCCCGCAGCACGGCGAGCCAGAGCTGACGCTCGAGCCTCACCTTCTGCTCGGGCGACCAGAGCGTGGCGAGCTCGGCGGAGGCGTAGCGTCCGGCGAGGACGTTGGGGATGCGGGGCTTGGCGGGAGCGGAAGTCACGTGTACGGAGTTTACCTGCCGTCCGTGGGGGGCTCTGAAACGTCCATGGAGTCCGGAGAGCGCAGGTCGGATGCACTCCGACCTGCGCTCTTCCGTGGGGTCTGTGGGACGAGTGGAAGACGCCCGATCTGCTGCCCGCACCGTCAACCACGATGTGGGACTTGGACAAGCTCGCGCCGCCCCGCGACCCGGAGTACGAGGTGTGGTGGCCCGGTGCCCTCCGCCGGGCAGCACCTCCCCGATGCCGCCCTCCAGTGCCCGGCCGACTGTGCCATCCGGAAGCCGGACGACAAGGTAGGCGGGGGCGGGTTGGGGAGCCTCCTCGGTCACGTCAGCGGTGACAAGGTGTAAAGCTCTCGCCGAACGGGCGCTGTCCGCGCGAAGACACCGGAGCGAGAAGAAGACGCGCCTCTTGCGGTGAACCCGCGCCGGCCGCCCGCGCTCCGGTGCGGGCCTTCGCCCTCTGCCACCGCGCCGTACGGCCCCCTCCCGGCAGCGGGATCCCGCTCGGCAGAAGGCTCACCCGGCGCTACGAGGTCTATGGCGCCGGTACGGCACCGATCTGCTGCATCACCCCGAGGAGATCGGGCTGGCCCCGTTCGCCGACGATCCGGCCGTCGGCCAGGTAGTAGAAGTTCATGGCCTGCACCGAGATCTTGTTGCCGCTCGCCGGGATCCCGAAGAACTCACCGTCGTGGGTTCCCCGCATGGTGAACCGCGCGGCCACGGTGTCGCCTTCGGTGACCTTCTCCTCCAGCGTCCACTGGACGTCGGGGAAGGCGCTGCGCATCATCCCGATGACTTCCAGGTACCCATCGGGCCCCCGCAGAGCTTCCGGGTGGCTTGGCGCGTGGAACACCGCGTCCGGAGAAATGACCTCGCGGGCGAGATCTTCGTTGCCCGTGTTGATGAACTCGACGAAACGGTTCATCACTGACTCGGTGGACTGCGATGGCATCTTGCTGTGCCTCTCCAGAGACGTTCGGGCGGGTATCTGCGAGCGTAACATCGAATCGATGTTCACATCGAATCGATGTTCGCGTGCGA from Streptomyces sp. CC0208 carries:
- a CDS encoding PLP-dependent aminotransferase family protein, which codes for MTSSGTNPERRPPDDPVGSAAWELLLPAVSAPARTRGRTLQAALREAVRSGRLVPGTRLPSSRDLATDLGVSRGLVTEAYEQLTAEGYLRSGRGAGTWVGGAVRAARPRARDLAPRTPGTRADFVAGTPDLSLFPRAAWATAHRGVLSELPHQDLGYPDPRGLPRLRAALAELLTRRRGVVADPERIVVVSGVAQATTLLGFALHARGLPTVGVEHPGSPQHDALYTAAGVTTVPVPLDEDGISVRRLRDAGVRAVVATPSHQFPTGIAYSARRRAELLDWARSVDGFVLEDDYDGDFRYDRAPVGALQGLDPDRVAYAGSASKSLAPGLRLGWLLVPQTLADEVIERKRTMDLGHPTIDQALFARFVERGDYDRQLRRCQRAYRERRDALVFALDEHLPGTEVSGIAAGLHVIAELPRRYGPQEKVLPRLAAAGVTVRPLTDYAHARAEPDEKRGVRLVLGYAHLSPTRIREGVRLMAEAARG
- a CDS encoding alpha/beta fold hydrolase, with protein sequence MSATVSFKVPSATGPQPVTVSYARVGRGEPLLLLHGIGHHRQAWDPVVDILATERDVIAVDLPGFGASPGLPEGLSYDLATTTSVFGALCEALELDRPHVAGNSLGGLLALELGRERLVRSVTALSPAGFWSEAERRYAFGVLLAMRHISRRLPLPLVEQLARSAAGRTMLTSTIYSRPGRRSPEAVVAETLALAQATGFDETLRAGTAVQFADDVPGLPVTVAWGTRDMILVRRQGVRAKQIIPRARLVRLPGCGHCPMNDDPALVARVILDGSR
- a CDS encoding RNA polymerase sigma-70 factor, with product MATDTETDVFEEHRPVLLGVAYRMLGRVADAEDVVQEAWLRWSAADRSEVREPRAYLVRVTTRLAIDRLRQVKARGETYVGPWLPEPYVTDFGDTVPDTAEQAVLADSVSLAVLVVMESLSPLERAVFVLREAFGYPYADIAAMLDRGEPAVRQLAGRARRHVEERRPRFDVDPVRRRDLTERFLAAAGGGDLKELLSLLAPDVRLVGDSGGKSKAPLRVLESADHVGRFLVGVAGKGVPDISWRFLEVNGGPAVLILSGGKPDSVFQLDVLDGRIQSVYVIRNPDKLHSLAAV
- a CDS encoding GntR family transcriptional regulator, whose product is MGTTQLESVPEPKYWHLKTVLSEALDSEFSVGEILPNERDLAARFGVARATLRQALEQLELEGRLQRRRGVGTTVAPPRVGVAVGSEQQAWPGAAGDDWQTVDCAAAVPPASVADALGTDREQAVHTVRRSRMTHGQPVAAELLYIPEASVPELSAIDAPSGAARARAVLRELQRLELESRENAVELGSARADDAKELDRLPGAPVLVVTTRYLAGGRTAAVSVATYRADTCRLTFGDSGAVEIHEGPERQAS
- a CDS encoding ROK family transcriptional regulator, with product MGRLTGGDPSLLRRINSAVVLHALRATDCATLTEITRVTGLSRPTVEGVVEGLIEGGLVVEKAADESVARRQGRPARRFRFRAEAGHLLGLDIGPHRVAALLSDLDGRVLGAVAKDVEETASAEERLERLRTAVAELLRRAGVARDSLWAVGVASPGIVEADGTIRLCAALPEWTGLRLGERLSRSFKCPVLVENDANAAAVAEHWKGSATESDDVVFVLAGLSPGAGSLIGGRLHRGYGGAAGEIGALHLLGREVTPETLLSTTDEPLHPLDEQAVAEVFAQAREGDQRARAAVDRFLQRLVHDVAALVLALDPELVVVGGWAAGLDGVLEPLRRELARYCLRPPKVALSILGEAAVATGALRLALDHVEEQLFAVEGTVTARR
- a CDS encoding response regulator transcription factor, which encodes MPVTVLLVDDEPLVRAGLRAVLEAQPDIEVVGEAADGAAVIPLVRRLRPDVVAMDVRMPLMDGIEATRAVLRTVERPPKIVVVTTFENDEYVYEALRAGADGFLLKRARPAEIVHAVRLVAEGESLLFPASVRQLAAQYGGDEDGNRAARAAMERAQLTEREAEVLRLMTRGLSNAEIAARLVVGTETVKSHVSGVLAKLGARDRTQAVIAAYESGFVAPG